The Candidatus Eremiobacteraceae bacterium genome has a window encoding:
- a CDS encoding zinc ribbon domain-containing protein, translating into MRLPEGTAVKCSICGEDNAPGSRRCQRCGEQLQEAQADTAPNYTYTPSRVQFSLLFLLSFGLYEIYWLFKIARVMGYIKGDKNRPWRLLLLLIPVYNIFVYGQLFGEVEDEARRYESGPVPSLPLLAFCGALMGWLFRLPATLDFLGVLSFLAYAEVQSHFTRMQQLKWPNSTTPYRYRWGDWLVIGVGAIWMLLASLGSLAPTPTGELPNPWGLVLALFASIAGLAVMWRADARDRSAATARATTSVEAGVPEEPTNAP; encoded by the coding sequence GTGCGGCTGCCAGAAGGTACAGCGGTGAAATGCTCGATCTGCGGCGAGGATAATGCGCCGGGTTCGCGGCGTTGCCAGCGCTGCGGGGAGCAGCTTCAAGAAGCTCAGGCGGACACCGCCCCGAACTACACCTACACGCCTTCCCGCGTCCAGTTCTCGCTGCTGTTTCTCTTGTCGTTCGGCCTCTACGAGATCTATTGGCTCTTCAAAATCGCGCGGGTGATGGGCTACATCAAGGGCGACAAGAATCGGCCTTGGCGGCTCTTGCTGCTGCTGATCCCAGTGTACAACATCTTCGTCTACGGGCAGTTGTTCGGCGAAGTCGAGGATGAAGCGCGCAGATATGAGTCCGGTCCCGTTCCGTCGTTGCCGTTGCTCGCGTTCTGCGGCGCGCTGATGGGATGGCTCTTCCGCCTTCCCGCTACGCTGGACTTTCTCGGCGTTCTTTCGTTCCTGGCATACGCGGAAGTCCAATCGCACTTCACTCGGATGCAGCAGCTCAAGTGGCCGAACTCAACAACGCCTTATCGATACCGGTGGGGCGATTGGCTCGTCATCGGGGTTGGAGCGATCTGGATGTTGCTGGCGAGTCTTGGTTCGCTTGCGCCTACACCGACCGGTGAGTTACCGAACCCTTGGGGTTTGGTCTTGGCTCTCTTCGCGTCGATCGCCGGACTCGCAGTCATGTGGCGCGCCGATGCTCGGGACCGTTCTGCGGCCACTGCCCGCGCTACAACATCGGTGGAGGCCGGCGTGCCTGAAGAACCAACCAATGCCCCTTAG